A stretch of DNA from Glycine max cultivar Williams 82 chromosome 18, Glycine_max_v4.0, whole genome shotgun sequence:
GGCTCTGccttcttatttttctaaaacctcaTGATCATCTCCTCTTTGGCTTTATACATAGCTTGGCAAAAACAATCCATGGCAGGTTTATCTTTGCCGTCAACAATATATAAAACACAAACCAATGACTCCATGAGCTTCACAATATCaacacattttttccaaaacCTGGAGTCTAAGATCTGTTCCGCAAATTTTTTTGCCCTAGATTCTTTGGCATAAGCTGAGCTTGTCCAATCTCTAGATGTTACCATGGCTCTTAGTGCATCTTTATGAGCCAATATATTTTGCAAGACAATGAAATTAGTGGCAGACAGAGTTGGAGCTGGACGAAGTATATCTCTTCCACCTGTATATTTTTTCATCAAGTATAATGAATAACAATGATTGTAAATATACTTGGTAATTTTTGAAGCAAGTGTCACAATCTCACTTACTTCCTCTAATTTCCCTATGTCATCCAACATCAAATTAATGCACTGTGTAGCACATGGAGACCAATATAACTTAGAAAAGTCAACTTCCAATAATCTACCAGCAACAACATAATTTTCAGCACTATTTGTCACTATGTGAACAACATTCTCAGGCCCAACTAATAACACCTTCTCCCTAAAAAGCTTATGCAACATTTCAGCAGATTTGGAAACATGAGAAGCATCTACATACCTTAAGAAAACAGTTCCTTTAGGACAATAAACTAGAAAATTAATGAAAGTTCTCCTACAACAATCAGTCCACCCATCAGCCATAAGAGTGCATCCAATTTGCTTCCAAACAATTCGATAACCATCAACAAGCTTCCTCACATCATCAACCcatttatttaacaaataacCACAAACTCTATGAAAATTTGGAGCTTCATAACTTGGACCCATGCTACTAATAGTATCAATCATAGGTTGATAATATGCTTAATTAATTGCATTAAATGGCACAGAAGCATCAATCATCCACTTTGCAATGGCAAGGCCACACTTTTCTATGACTTCCTTACTTTGCAACACACCCTTTAAGGTAGGTTGAGCTCTAGGGGTTGTTGTAGGCATGAAATACTGACCTAAGCGATTGATGTTcttccccttttgaggttgatTGACATTACATACTCTTATTGGCTCTTGCACTTCATCCACAATTATTCTCATTCGATCTTTACCAAATTGACCACTATACACATATTCTTCTCGGACTTTACTTCTCTTGGTGTTACGTTCATCAAGATTTTGCTTCATTTAAAATCGAACATCTGCAGGCACATTCTTACATTGTTCACATTACCCTTTTTCTCCAGCCAAGTGATTCTTGAACCTATTAATGCCACCTCCCCTAAAAATTGTATTACAATAGAGATACAATAGAATAGTTTTTTTCATTCTCCTCAGCAACTTTAGAATGTCCCCAAGCTAGATCACTTTTCACTCTAATGTGTCTGAGTTTGAGATGAATTTTGAGTGAACGTTTCTTGTGATGATGGGGCTGTGGTAGATGACATCTCCAAGTTCAACtgcaaaattaaaaagcaaagaaaagatgagaaataattaataactactAACTTAACtcctaattaataattaggTGTGAAAGCTCAATTAAAAGAGTGTCTACTTATTACTAATGAGCATGGTTAAATATTAGAATTTTGAAATGGAACCATCAATACACCCAGTGGAATTCCTACATCATGATTAAATATTTGGAATGGAATCAATACTACCAGTGGAAGTCCTAcgtcataattaaatatttgaaatggAACCAATACTATGCTAGGATTAAATATTTGAACATTCCTAAATTGCAAACAGTGGATTATTTAAGATTGTAATGATGTAGAATTTAAGAATGTAATTGATAGAT
This window harbors:
- the LOC121173935 gene encoding uncharacterized protein, which gives rise to MGPSYEAPNFHRVCGYLLNKWVDDVRKLVDGYRIVWKQIGCTLMADGWTDCCRRTFINFLVYCPKGTVFLRYVDASHVSKSAEMLHKLFREKVLLVGPENVVHIVTNSAENYVVAGRLLEVDFSKLYWSPCATQCINLMLDDIGKLEEVSEIVTLASKITKYIYNHCYSLYLMKKYTGGRDILRPAPTLSATNFIVLQNILAHKDALRAMVTSRDWTSSAYAKESRAKKFAEQILDSRFWKKCVDIVKLMESLVCVLYIVDGKDKPAMDCFCQAMYKAKEEMIMRF